CTTCTATTCACAAAGTCCTTTCCAATTTTAAGACGCAATTTGTTGGGACGCTGgccacagtaaaataaaacgaGGTGAAAGTTGCACTCAATTTGCAAATCGATGACTTGAAAATCTGCATATTCGCGACTGCTTATGTGCCGTTATGAGACCCGACCGGGCCACAGCTCTGTGATACTAACTTCATATGCTTGACGGCGTTGGATCCGACCCTCTCGGCTACAAACTCCACAGTGCGACGCAACGACGGGGGCTGGTTGTGAAAGAAGGCTTGCTCGAGATCCATCTGGAACATTATAAAAAGATCGGTTTAAAGACTCATAAGCTGGCAATTCAGCGCCATTTCAAATTTCTATTTAAAACATCACTTGTTGACTCACCTGTAGTTTCTGCTGAGATCTGTTCACAGCTTGCGTATCCTTGAGCTCAGCTGAAGTGGGAGTAATCTTGCGGAGAATTCCTCCACTCTTGGCTGTGCTTCCAGACACAAAGGCGGCGAGGAGTTTACGAAACTCACCTGAATGGAAATAAACAAGATGATGTTGACCAAATGCAATTAAGCTCggatattaaaaaaatacaacctGCCCATGTTCTTAACCCCACTCATCAGgttctacagccatggccataagtttggacacaagtaccatgacgcttgtgaatcttagaaaataccacaaaattgtcacttacaatatacttatgttctgtaatagacatcaaaacagacataagtcatgctgtgtccaaacttatggccatggctgtattttgttgtttcgGTTCAGTAATCAAACCAGTTTAATCAGTACCATGCATGTCGGTAGTAATCTATCTAGACTTAAGTTGCAGATATAATTTGTGATGCTGTTGCTCCTGTCATCGCTGTTATCACCTTACAATAAGATATTGTTTGCAAGAGAAATTACAAAGGAAAGTGCATATGAGACAGCAAGCTTTTGTATCATTACTGCAATTACTGCTATTTTCTAGTCATTGTAAtttcttagtttttttaatatattgttttaaactgttttatttctaattatgtatccattttttaattatttatccatttacttttttatttatttattcatttattttgttattactattattattgctattgtTATTGTTAAATTATCTCCTtaggtttttattattatttatttatgtatgtatttattataatttttttttctcgcttttgttttGATAAGACAATATGTAGGCAATATGTATATAAAGTATgtacaaaaaagtaaatgatTCATGTATGTGctgtgtattaaaaaaaaaaatacaaccttTATCCCTGAGAGGACGTACAAGATTTACTCAccaagaaatggacagcatgtatAGAGAAGCTGCTGGTCCACCAGAGGAATACAGTCctaaaaataaacaagcaaaaaccTCCACATAAAACAAGCAACAACAGTTTTAtggacaaagacaaaacaaaatcgATATTTAACGTACAAGTCCTGCAGTAGTTGAGTTGCTGTCCTCTATTTGGGCCACCTCAGTAAACTCACTGGTGAAGAAAATGTCCTCAGGGATCACTGGGATCTACACAAGTTCAAACAGATCAAGTGTAATAACGTGTCATGTAAAAATGAGTAGGATTTTCAGGCAACACAAAAGTGATCTCTGTAGGTTTTGGAAGCACATTATGTGAATCAATAGGAACGAATACAAATAATGTGTATGAGCCACGTCTCACCTGGAAGAGCCACCCTAACACAGACACCATCAGCAGCTTGTTCAGGTAACAGATTTCTTCACATCGGCCCAACAGCATTCTCCTACAGGCAAAGAAAAGGCATACTGAGCTAAACTGTCCAAGAAGTTAAACAAGATCCCCCCACAAAAAAAGTCTGTGACTGTTTGCACTCATATTTCAGACTTCAGTTTTTACGCCTCCATGCTAGCGACAGCTTCCATAAATCTGTCCATCCCATTCATGTGAAAGCGTTTGCTCTTTATATCTTGACTAGACACCAGCATGTGAGCTTCCAAAATAAATACTGGGGCATAGGTCAAGATTTTTTACACTAATTATGATCAAAAATTCACACAAATGTCTTATAGGATAAAAAGATGACATTTTATATCCAACATTTCAAAGATCTACATCACCATGACGGtctgcaaaaacacttttctggACATGAATCAATGCCATAACTGAGAACACAAGGAAAGACTGCAGCAATACCTCACATTTGGTTTGACAGTGATTATGTGACACTGATCTTGGGGGCCAAACTATTAAATTCCCTTAAAGCATTCACTCTTTGTATCATGTGAATCGACAGACATGAATGTAAACTGCAGCTTCACTGACTTTTAGAGATGatgttctgtgatttttttttttctgatatttgtgatttttcagGAGAGTACtgtaaaatagataaaaaataagATTTCACTGGTTTCCCCTGTACTTTTCCTAACAGCAGACGTCCATTTAAACTGTCATTCCACCAAAAAGCGTGTTTATTTGGGCCTTTTACAGGGGCTATCACTTAAAGCATTGATGgaataattaaacagaaatggAGACAAACCTATACAGGAGAAGCAGCGTGCCCAAAGCTGTTCTGTAGCAGAGAAGCCGAGGGCCGACGAAGTCCAGCATGGAGAGAAACTCCACCAGCCAGGGAACAGTGAGGATGGTGCGCCTCCTCCTCACACTATTACTCAACACGGCGCACACATCCAGCACTGGAACGCTCTGTGGGGCCAAGAGAATGAAAACCTGGTGTCAAATCTGTGTTTATATCTGCACCACAGCTGGACAGGAAGAAGAAACATCACACAGTTTCCTAacaaagataaaacacacaTCTGGAGGTAAGTAAATCTTTGCTTTTACCAAAACAGGAGTGAGTAATTGGTGtgtaatcatttttttgtcttacctTGCTGCGCAGGGCTATAGCAGTCTCCTGTATTTCTCTGGATGGTTTCTCAGATGTTTGGTAAGGCAGAAAGGAGATTAATCCCAGGAATTTTGCCAGAAGACGAGCGAGGAGCAACACCGAGGAGAACCGCTGCTTCTCATCCTGACAGAAAGACCCGAAAAATTGTAATTTGGTTCTGTCGACAAAGTTTGAAAAATAACTGGCTGTTAAAGTAGCGCTCGGACAGTATACCTGCTGCTCCATGtctccatcttcttcctcttctccctccCCAACGGAAGCAGGAGGGCTCAGGATGGACACTTCATCcagctggagaagctgctgACACAAACTGTCCTGCAGGTGTTGGCTCAGCTGACAGCTGCAACAGATCACAGAGAGACAGCAGATAAGAGTATATACCGAAGGAGATTTTAGAGAATTAGACGTGAAACTGCAGAGGAAATTTTCTAAATATATGTTCATACTCTAACATTTTCCATGAACCTGGACTCGAACTTGCTTATCAGATCAAGCACCGCAAAAATAAATGCTTACATGCTGATTGTCGGTTTTAAATGTCGGTATTTACTTCAGATATTTGGACTAACCAGCTAGCTGCCTGCAAGAAGTCCCTGAAGAACTCTTGGTGACCAGGAAAGGACGGAGGAGGGCAGGGACCAGCAACTCCATGAGGCTGAATTAGACGCTCTTCAAGACGCTTCAGACGGCCCAAACTGTCAGCTCCCAGCATGCCGAGCAGGTCAGCATCAGGAGTATCCCCAGGCGAGCTGTTCACACGGGTGCCTTTACACATCTAAAGAAACGGGAGATTTAAACTCACATTGTGCCGAGTGTGTTCcacatttttgtttaaagtaGAAAGGTCAagtaaaaggaagaaaatgtcaagaagctgctaaggTAAACCACTATTAAAAAGCATTGTCAACTTGTGAGCTGCCAGTCTACCTGAACAAGCTGCTTCAGGAACAGACGGGCAAAATGAGAATGGTTCCCAGCAGAGGTCAGCTGACCCATCATTCCTCTAAAATAGATGACAGAAATTCAATATTCCATTAGACAGAAATGATTCAAAGCTAAAAAATGAAGAAGCTGGAGTAATTAACTATTTGGACTTGCCTGATCCTATTTCCAAGAGCTGCATCAAAATTCCACCCTGGTTCCTTGTGGAAGTCCTCCCATTCTCGCAGCACCTCGTAGAAAATGTCTCTGAGAGAAGGGCAAGAAATGTTAAATACAAGCATAACTGATCAAATGAACTTAGTGGTTTCTACTCGCCCACACATCAAAGATATGAGATCAGAGTCTAGTCTGCATCTAGTTTTATACTTTTGTTTGAAAATTATCCACCCATGCTGGTCTCACTCCTCTTAAGGATAAATCTGCAGTGGTATATCAAACTGTTTCAAATGTTAAACGGTCTTCTTGCACTTTGAAAGGTTGCAGTTTTGcaaaaaaggctaaaaaagaGGTGATGTAcctctgttttttaaaagtgtggaAGGCCTTATCGCTACCAAAGTTGGACCGGTTGTCGGTAGCAGGCTGGAACGGGACTGAGTGGATGAACGTGGACCCCGAAGGAGACAGCTGGAAGAGGTAACAAGAAAAggtcagacacaaaaacatatttaagaTACAAGCGTGTTACAGTTGGTACTATGCTAAAACAGCATGAACTATTGGTTCAGATgtttaaatgcattaaataaCAATAAGTATAGGCATTTATACAGCAGCTTGACAACACAGCGATACCTTTGCTGTGCTTCTGTCTTGGGCCTGAGTGAGACGGTCCCTGAGATCTGGTGAGAAAGATGCCACCCGTTCATTCTCTGCCAGCAGACGCAACGTACACTTGTCCAAATGAGCCACCAACCTGACAAATGCCAAGAAGACACAGGTAGAAAAGTATGCACGAGAGTGGAGCATTTGAGCTAATATATTCCTGTTATGAACTGAAGAGATCTgtgaaaaattgtgaaaataagcACACTCACTGAAACTGATTCTCCAGAACCTTCACCGCAAAGTACACGCAGTTGTGTACTTGCCTTAGGTAACATTTTTCTAGAACATCTGcaagtggaaaacaaaaaacaagcctCAGGTTAAATTATAGGAACAAGTTTCTAATATTTTGAATTAATGGAgctaaaagtcagaaaaatttGCACACCTGAATTTGCGGCACACAAACTTTCCTGTTCTTCATCGTCACGCGTGTGAGGCGACTGAGACGTTAACAACTGCATCACAAAGAAAAGCTCCAGGAAAATGTTTGGCACGAGGTTTTCTGCGAAACATaacaaacattttcacattttttacaaAGACTTATTAACATGATGGCAGGCTTCAAGTTCTATACTTGACTTCATTTCGTCTGTTTCTTTTGGTTCACCTTGTTCTGCTTAATTGTCTGCAAGTGCTTCGTCAACATTAGTTTCTCAGCAATTTCACTGTGTAGCTCATTGACACCACCTTGTGGTCATTTACCTGAAATGCAGGTGCAGTACAACTCTGCCAAGAGATCCAGATCCAAGGAGAAAGTCACTTTGGATGGTTCTGGACAAGTTGTCTGCAAGTCTGGTGTTACTTTAGATCCCGTCCTAGGGCCTGTCTTGGTTGGGGTACAAGGCTCCAGAGTGGATGGCAGAGGAGAGCCGACCTGCTGGGCACGTTTTGtcctgaaaacatgaaacagcaAAGATGCAATGAGGTGAAGTAAGTgactcagcagcagcaaaaaaaaggtCACCGACTGTAACATAAATGTATTCTGACCACTATCAAATCGATGTGCAGAAGGAACGGTGTGCAAACTTCTAATAAAGACTGTAACACAGACCATgcatttgaaattaaaataaaatcttggtTAAAAACTCAATGAAGCGTGTGGATATATTTTAAAAGTTAAGATAACCAACGCCAGCTGTCTTGTACATATGCATTGTTGTCTGTGTTCTCTTGTGCTGTTATATAGTGTGCTTGTGCTGTATTGCttcctcagtttgtgtcttttgtctctcATCATCCCACTGACTacagctgaaaatgaaaaaaaaatctgcagaaatgtcCATTAATGTGTGTTGTCACTGTAATCTTAAActctacaaataaataaaacaatgtatTTACTATTAATTACAATGTCTGTTTTACACTACATCAATCCCTGAAGAATAAAGcaggacacaaaaaaatctgtactgTCGAGTCTCAAAAATCGCAAGCATTCAAGACTGGCAaagtaaaacaaagtaaaacaaatctattttttcCACGATGTGACTAACAGCCTGAGTGGACTAATTCTGCACTTGCACTTACTTCTCCCTTTTGAGTAATTCTCTCTCTTCCTGCAGGCTCAGAGGACTGCCCACGGTCATCGAGCTCTCAAGTGCCTCTACTCCTGACGGTGGACTAGTGAGTTTACTGAATGGTGTGGATGTGAAGCAGGTCTTTGGTTTAGAGTGTGGCCGCTCCGTACTGACTGGTGTTGGATTTATTCTTCTAGTCGGCTTGGATGCCCTGAAAGATAACAGAAGCTGTCAGACAATTCAAAAACAAGATGATAAAATTAATGTTCAATCAATGTATCTGAGATTTGTGTGAACTCACGTGGGGGAAAAGGGTGACGACCCAACAGGAGGGAAGTCTTCTAAGTTGTTGAAATTAAGCTGATTCACAGAAGGAGGTGAAATCTGCTCAAAGTTTCTCCcgtaccctcctcctcctcctctcactgATTTTCTACCCCCAGTCTCTTCACTGTGATGTCCCCCACGCCCTCCACCGTGTTTTCCTTGTCCCCCCACTGCCATGCTGTGCTGGCCACTCTTCTTGCGGCTCTTCTGTGACTGGAAGTTGGGGCTGTGCTGGAGGTCAGGGGGAGAAACCATGTAGTCCCCCAGGCTGATCCTCTGACCAGGTCGGCGCTCAGAGCCTGAAGGCCTGGACGCCGGGCTCCATGTTGTGGAAAAGGAGGGGCTGCTGAAGGCGCTGACCCCACTCAGACAGTGGGATCCTGACTGACTGGCGGCATCATACTCAGTTCCAGGCGACAGGGATGTTGAAAACAGCTGGACCCGGCTGGCACTCCGAGAACCAACCTGACCACCGGCAGACCTGCAGCCCCTTTTGTTAAACAAGCCTTGAGTCTGTGGAGCAGGCCTGGGACGACTGGGGGTCTTGGCAGGCGTGGCAGGGCCATGGGTGAGGGCTTGACTGCTTTGCTCTCTCaagaaatttaaaagaaaagggACAAATTCCTGCTTGTGAACCGTCACCCCTGATTCACTAAACGATAGTGTTTCACCCTCCTGTTGAAAAGAGAGACAATCCTGTTGTAAAATGGACTGTGACAAATGCATCAGTTATAAAGCGTAATTAGCTCGACGCTATTAAATCAACGATGCACTCAAGATTACGAGTAATGAGGTCAATGAATGTTTCACTGGACAGACGCAGGACTTTCCTGCAGAAAACAGGTACTTGAGCGAGCTAACAATGCACTGGCTAACATCTATCAAACTACACAACTGCTTTTTGATATAAGTAAATAATAACAGCGACATGCAGTGATGGTAAGCTACGATCGGACTGAATGCATAATTTTCTCTTGAATGGGAAGTAAGCTGGAAACGTTGCGTCTCGTCTGGAGTCCATCCGATCGTCAGCTAACGTGGCTCGCTAGCTCAGCAGCTAAAAGTTTTGTTTACAATCTGTTCCGAGATGTGTCATCTTATGAAACTCGGTACAGAGGGGCAGAACTGTaggaaatgttgttttaatACAAACCTTTATCGTTTCG
This is a stretch of genomic DNA from Acanthochromis polyacanthus isolate Apoly-LR-REF ecotype Palm Island chromosome 1, KAUST_Apoly_ChrSc, whole genome shotgun sequence. It encodes these proteins:
- the cdan1 gene encoding codanin-1 isoform X2, with translation MAALLESLLSQKVDLKKVVDWLKNAEEGETLSFSESGVTVHKQEFVPFLLNFLREQSSQALTHGPATPAKTPSRPRPAPQTQGLFNKRGCRSAGGQVGSRSASRVQLFSTSLSPGTEYDAASQSGSHCLSGVSAFSSPSFSTTWSPASRPSGSERRPGQRISLGDYMVSPPDLQHSPNFQSQKSRKKSGQHSMAVGGQGKHGGGRGGHHSEETGGRKSVRGGGGGYGRNFEQISPPSVNQLNFNNLEDFPPVGSSPFSPTASKPTRRINPTPVSTERPHSKPKTCFTSTPFSKLTSPPSGVEALESSMTVGSPLSLQEERELLKREKTKRAQQVGSPLPSTLEPCTPTKTGPRTGSKVTPDLQTTCPEPSKVTFSLDLDLLAELYCTCISENLVPNIFLELFFVMQLLTSQSPHTRDDEEQESLCAANSDVLEKCYLRQVHNCVYFAVKVLENQFQLVAHLDKCTLRLLAENERVASFSPDLRDRLTQAQDRSTAKLSPSGSTFIHSVPFQPATDNRSNFGSDKAFHTFKKQRDIFYEVLREWEDFHKEPGWNFDAALGNRIRGMMGQLTSAGNHSHFARLFLKQLVQMCKGTRVNSSPGDTPDADLLGMLGADSLGRLKRLEERLIQPHGVAGPCPPPSFPGHQEFFRDFLQAASCCQLSQHLQDSLCQQLLQLDEVSILSPPASVGEGEEEEDGDMEQQDEKQRFSSVLLLARLLAKFLGLISFLPYQTSEKPSREIQETAIALRSKSVPVLDVCAVLSNSVRRRRTILTVPWLVEFLSMLDFVGPRLLCYRTALGTLLLLYRRMLLGRCEEICYLNKLLMVSVLGWLFQIPVIPEDIFFTSEFTEVAQIEDSNSTTAGLDCIPLVDQQLLYTCCPFLGEFRKLLAAFVSGSTAKSGGILRKITPTSAELKDTQAVNRSQQKLQMDLEQAFFHNQPPSLRRTVEFVAERVGSNAVKHMKATLVSELVEKGEKMLRDGLKSPNTNPSKLNDAICAQLCEAGLEALSRATRFCCEKSPEAIRTLLPDETSPPVLTTSENITTRLATEKACSWLSANITALVRREWKSRYDRVMKALGSPVAPDSADVDRAVVELVTQEQSTTPKRKQGSESERVTSCPPHCNHNASRPSDVLIEMKELLSIAVGPRTDEELPTVSELQTLLQRVGGTLACRKFLTVLSEQMLWNLTVLLACKLVSAELPVLPPSGCSRRGGVAVGPDSGSELRVTALLEQLAELWQKDCCSSAPLHLLFTPTTVTAVLKASDTERKNYLFLVRKLVDRGVLSEEEVISHWKKLTDLALPAELIENFQLQSASVEPSLPLAELQSHMDMLQVSHQTVEGAT
- the cdan1 gene encoding codanin-1 isoform X1 is translated as MAALLESLLSQKVDLKKVVDWLKNAEEGETLSFSESGVTVHKQEFVPFLLNFLREQSSQALTHGPATPAKTPSRPRPAPQTQGLFNKRGCRSAGGQVGSRSASRVQLFSTSLSPGTEYDAASQSGSHCLSGVSAFSSPSFSTTWSPASRPSGSERRPGQRISLGDYMVSPPDLQHSPNFQSQKSRKKSGQHSMAVGGQGKHGGGRGGHHSEETGGRKSVRGGGGGYGRNFEQISPPSVNQLNFNNLEDFPPVGSSPFSPTASKPTRRINPTPVSTERPHSKPKTCFTSTPFSKLTSPPSGVEALESSMTVGSPLSLQEERELLKREKTKRAQQVGSPLPSTLEPCTPTKTGPRTGSKVTPDLQTTCPEPSKVTFSLDLDLLAELYCTCISENLVPNIFLELFFVMQLLTSQSPHTRDDEEQESLCAANSDVLEKCYLRQVHNCVYFAVKVLENQFQLVAHLDKCTLRLLAENERVASFSPDLRDRLTQAQDRSTAKLSPSGSTFIHSVPFQPATDNRSNFGSDKAFHTFKKQRDIFYEVLREWEDFHKEPGWNFDAALGNRIRGMMGQLTSAGNHSHFARLFLKQLVQMCKGTRVNSSPGDTPDADLLGMLGADSLGRLKRLEERLIQPHGVAGPCPPPSFPGHQEFFRDFLQAASCCQLSQHLQDSLCQQLLQLDEVSILSPPASVGEGEEEEDGDMEQQDEKQRFSSVLLLARLLAKFLGLISFLPYQTSEKPSREIQETAIALRSKSVPVLDVCAVLSNSVRRRRTILTVPWLVEFLSMLDFVGPRLLCYRTALGTLLLLYRRMLLGRCEEICYLNKLLMVSVLGWLFQIPVIPEDIFFTSEFTEVAQIEDSNSTTAGLDCIPLVDQQLLYTCCPFLGEFRKLLAAFVSGSTAKSGGILRKITPTSAELKDTQAVNRSQQKLQMDLEQAFFHNQPPSLRRTVEFVAERVGSNAVKHMKATLVSELVEKGEKMLRDGLKSPNTNPSKLNDAICAQLCEAGLEALSRATRFCCEKSPEAIRTLLPDETSPPVLTTSENITTRLATEKACSWLSANITALVRREWKSRYDRVMKALGSPVAPDSADVDRAVVELVTQEQSTTPKRKQGSESERVTSCPPHCNHNASRPSDVLIEMKELLSIAVGPRTDEELPTVSELQTLLQRVGGTLACRKFLTVLSEQMLWNLTVLLACKLVSAELPVLPPSGCSRRGGVAVGPDSGSELRVTALLEQLAELWQKDCCSSAPLHLLFTPTTVTAVLKASDTERKNYLFLVRKLVDRGVLSEEEVISHWKKLTDLALPAVRVHRVPVIIYSCGIISSTSDLTSLISAFSHFVLSFQELIENFQLQSASVEPSLPLAELQSHMDMLQVSHQTVEGAT